A genomic stretch from Hemibagrus wyckioides isolate EC202008001 linkage group LG02, SWU_Hwy_1.0, whole genome shotgun sequence includes:
- the alkbh7 gene encoding alpha-ketoglutarate-dependent dioxygenase alkB homolog 7, mitochondrial, with translation MLRVSVRVLGEFCVKPHRVVSYKCVCERSPSRRETHNKGREDGVDGEHVDGEHSWMHGSSAEVLSTVRANVQVLQNFISEEEEASFLKELDPGLKRKRYEFDHWDDAIHGFRETERLQWGGVCASVVERLRATAFPEGGPLLGPVHVLDLDKAGFIKPHVDSVKFCGSTISGLCLLSDSVMRLVSVENSADWACLLLQRRSLYILRDEARFKFTHEILKDEESFFSGHRIPRHRRISVICRNLPL, from the exons ATGCTGCGCGTCTCCGTCAGAGTGCTGGGTGAGTTTTGTGTAAAACCACACAGAGTAGTGagttataaatgtgtgtgcgaGAGGTCACCTTCTCGCCGAGAGACTCATAATAAAGGCAGAGAGGATGGCGTGGATGGAGAACATGTGGATGGAGAACACAGCTGGATGCACGGTTCTTCTGCAGAGGTTCTATCAACAGTACGCGCTAATGTTCAGGTCTTACAGAACTTCATCAGTGAAGAAGAGGAAGCGTCTTTCCTCAAAGAACTCGACCCTGGACTGAAGAGAAAAAGATACGAGTTTGATCACTGGGATGAT GCGATTCACGGGTTCAGAGAGACGGAGCGGCTACAGTGGGGTGGAGTGTGTGCCAGTGTGGTGGAGAGGCTCAGAGCGACGGCGTTTCCTGAGGGAGGTCCTTTACTGGGCCCGGTTCACGTTCTGGATCTGGACAAGGCCGGGTTCATCAAACCTCATGTAGACAGTGTGAAG TTTTGTGGAAGCACGATCTCCGGTCTGTGTCTGCTGTCTGACAGCGTCATGCGTCTGGTCAGTGTAGAGAACTCGGCAGACTGGGCTTGTCTGCTTTTACAGCGCCGTTCTCTCTATATACTGAG AGATGAAGCTCGGTTTAAATTTACTCATGAAATCCTGAAGGACGAGGAATCGTTTTTCTCGGGACACAGAATTCCTCGGCATCGACGCATCTCAGTCATTTGCCGGAATCTTCCACTTTAG